A region of Fimbriimonadaceae bacterium DNA encodes the following proteins:
- the ribD gene encoding Riboflavin biosynthesis protein RibD, producing the protein MPRSEDERWMRLAVEQAAHGFPAPNPRVGCCIVQNGRLVGLGSHLAAGQPHAEVNALSEAGALSHGATAYVTLEPCNHHGRTPPCTEALLKAGVARVVIGAPDPNPRAAGGAERLREAGLVVDSGVLESDCEAANPTFLHAMRHKRPYIILKLAMSLDGKVAAREGTRTDLTGEEARTWTHQLRAEMGAVLIGASTAVIDDPLLTSRIPEVVNQPSRYVIDPNRRVPHDARLFKGPGRAFRLVDSAAAEDFEIHAPELSPKSVAGALFANGEIGVLVEGGPRTTASFLQDATFDELIVLIAPCTLGDGTPAFLGGQETKLNLMETFRLGADVALRYRRT; encoded by the coding sequence ATGCCCAGAAGCGAAGATGAACGCTGGATGCGCCTGGCCGTCGAACAGGCCGCGCATGGCTTTCCTGCACCAAATCCCCGTGTCGGCTGCTGCATCGTCCAGAATGGCCGTCTAGTGGGCCTAGGGAGCCATTTGGCGGCAGGGCAGCCCCATGCTGAAGTTAATGCCTTATCGGAAGCGGGCGCGCTCAGTCACGGCGCAACGGCATACGTCACGCTTGAGCCCTGCAACCACCACGGCAGAACGCCGCCCTGCACCGAGGCGCTCCTGAAAGCGGGCGTGGCCCGCGTGGTGATCGGTGCGCCCGATCCGAATCCTCGAGCGGCCGGCGGGGCGGAGCGGCTCCGTGAGGCGGGGTTGGTTGTGGACTCCGGCGTGCTCGAGTCCGATTGTGAGGCCGCAAACCCGACCTTTCTCCATGCCATGCGCCACAAGCGACCGTACATCATCCTGAAGCTGGCGATGTCGCTGGATGGCAAGGTTGCTGCCCGAGAAGGGACGCGAACGGACCTGACGGGCGAGGAAGCAAGAACTTGGACTCACCAGCTCCGGGCGGAAATGGGGGCGGTTCTGATCGGAGCGTCCACGGCCGTTATCGACGATCCCCTGCTTACCTCCCGAATTCCGGAGGTCGTCAATCAACCGAGCCGCTACGTTATCGACCCAAACCGCCGTGTTCCTCACGATGCCCGGTTATTCAAAGGTCCGGGGAGGGCCTTTCGGCTCGTAGACTCGGCCGCGGCCGAGGACTTTGAGATCCATGCACCGGAACTCAGTCCAAAGTCGGTTGCGGGGGCGTTGTTTGCCAACGGCGAGATCGGGGTTCTGGTGGAAGGAGGGCCCCGGACAACGGCATCGTTCCTACAAGACGCCACGTTTGACGAGCTCATTGTCTTGATTGCTCCCTGTACGCTAGGTGATGGGACCCCAGCATTTTTAGGGGGTCAGGAAACCAAATTGAACCTGATGGAAACCTTCCGGCTCGGCGCGGACGTTGCTCTTAGGTACCGGAGAACCTAA
- the rpe gene encoding Ribulose-phosphate 3-epimerase, producing MKPRLAPSILSCPLERLPAFVRALEAAQTEWLHFDVMDGQFVPPITFGAGWVADLRKIVATPFEVHLMTETPERHFDAFIAAGCSRVVFHAEATNHAHRLVQHLKSLGVQAGLAINPGTPVEPILELKDDLDLALVMTVNPGWGGQCLIPSCLAKVRRIRELAPHLSVEVDGGIDAETIGAAWRAGADTFVAGSFLSSASTPEEGVARLRSACA from the coding sequence GTGAAGCCGAGGCTCGCGCCTTCTATCCTTTCCTGCCCTCTGGAGCGGCTGCCGGCGTTCGTCCGAGCGCTCGAAGCGGCCCAGACGGAGTGGCTGCATTTTGACGTGATGGATGGGCAGTTTGTCCCTCCTATCACCTTTGGCGCCGGTTGGGTGGCTGACCTGCGTAAGATCGTAGCGACGCCGTTCGAGGTCCACCTCATGACCGAGACCCCTGAGCGGCACTTTGACGCCTTTATTGCCGCCGGGTGCTCTAGAGTTGTCTTCCACGCCGAGGCCACTAACCACGCCCATCGCCTCGTTCAGCACCTGAAGTCGTTAGGGGTCCAAGCCGGCTTGGCGATCAACCCCGGCACCCCGGTGGAACCGATCCTCGAGCTGAAGGACGACTTGGACCTTGCCTTGGTTATGACCGTCAACCCAGGTTGGGGTGGACAATGCCTGATCCCCTCCTGTCTTGCGAAGGTCCGGCGGATTCGGGAGCTTGCCCCCCATCTGTCGGTCGAGGTCGATGGCGGGATCGACGCGGAGACGATCGGAGCGGCATGGCGGGCCGGCGCCGATACCTTCGTTGCCGGCAGCTTCCTTTCCAGCGCTTCGACACCGGAAGAAGGCGTGGCGAGGCTCCGGTCGGCATGCGCCTGA
- the prkC gene encoding Serine/threonine-protein kinase PrkC, with the protein MIGAILRIRYELVEQVDEDAMFVLYKAKDRVTGREVAVRVLQPPFDREARFIEKLREVVGNLSQLQHEGIERVLEVDDHDGSAFIVGDLSPGFTLQDRIRKLAPLSAPVAVSVAIGIAEALDAAHRAGVTHGDVSSRNVIVSANGAVKLRNTGIWEAYSSSRTAGAVALPDMAPYLAPEINSGSMVSPATDLYGVGILLFEMLTGRQPFVGDSPMVVAMKHSTAPVPNLRSINPAVPIVLEEIVKKTLSKDPIHRYANAAAMLRDLRALNDALRFGRPISWPIGGDRVQPKAQPVPDVVPKLNVANPADKKPPKASRDVVQPDVPPWLMWSVYVCLGVLVVTIGAWGWFNVNKKKLVKVPNVVGLSSNEASARLQDMGLTMKIAGKRPSEQFPDGAILESNPPPGAQVRSFVSVIVSQGSKFVDVPDLRGRTVDDAKSLLANLQLELDSNVRTVRDRHIDVGKIVNQIPEPRKRVERWTRIRVDVSGGDNARSTSTAADSKPSKYTLKIKMPIDDSAATVRVDITDARETRTVYEEDHSPGEEFEVEAIGYGESAIFRIFFDGELVMQKRAKAVGSPE; encoded by the coding sequence ATGATCGGGGCCATCCTGCGCATTCGCTATGAACTCGTCGAACAGGTCGACGAAGATGCGATGTTCGTCCTGTATAAGGCAAAGGACCGGGTTACCGGTCGCGAAGTCGCCGTACGTGTTCTCCAGCCTCCATTCGACCGCGAAGCGCGTTTCATCGAGAAACTCCGCGAAGTCGTGGGCAACCTAAGCCAGCTGCAGCATGAGGGCATCGAGCGGGTACTGGAAGTCGACGACCATGATGGTTCTGCATTCATCGTCGGAGATCTCTCGCCAGGATTTACGCTTCAGGACCGGATTCGTAAGTTAGCCCCCCTTTCGGCGCCTGTGGCGGTCAGCGTCGCGATCGGAATCGCCGAAGCGCTCGACGCCGCTCACCGCGCCGGAGTGACCCATGGCGATGTGTCCTCGCGTAACGTCATCGTCTCGGCCAATGGCGCCGTCAAGTTGCGCAACACCGGCATCTGGGAGGCGTACAGCAGCAGTCGGACCGCGGGGGCTGTGGCCCTGCCGGACATGGCGCCGTATTTGGCGCCTGAGATCAACTCCGGCAGCATGGTCTCGCCGGCCACCGATCTCTACGGGGTAGGAATTCTGCTCTTCGAAATGCTGACCGGGCGTCAGCCCTTCGTGGGTGATTCCCCGATGGTCGTGGCCATGAAGCACAGCACGGCGCCGGTGCCAAATCTTAGGTCAATCAACCCCGCAGTTCCCATCGTGCTCGAAGAGATCGTTAAGAAGACGCTCTCCAAGGATCCCATCCATCGATATGCCAACGCGGCGGCGATGCTGCGCGATCTGCGAGCGTTGAATGATGCGCTGAGGTTCGGTCGCCCGATTTCATGGCCGATCGGTGGCGATCGTGTTCAACCAAAGGCGCAACCAGTCCCGGACGTGGTGCCGAAGCTTAACGTCGCCAATCCGGCCGACAAGAAGCCGCCCAAGGCATCTCGCGATGTGGTGCAGCCGGATGTGCCGCCATGGCTGATGTGGTCCGTGTACGTCTGCTTGGGCGTGCTCGTCGTAACGATCGGGGCGTGGGGGTGGTTCAACGTTAACAAGAAAAAGCTGGTCAAGGTGCCAAACGTGGTCGGCCTGAGCAGCAACGAAGCGAGTGCACGCCTCCAGGACATGGGGCTGACGATGAAGATCGCCGGCAAGCGTCCAAGCGAGCAGTTTCCCGACGGCGCGATCCTGGAATCCAACCCACCTCCCGGAGCACAGGTGCGGTCCTTTGTGTCGGTGATCGTCAGTCAGGGCAGCAAGTTTGTCGATGTTCCCGATCTCCGCGGTCGCACCGTCGACGACGCAAAGTCCCTTCTTGCGAACCTCCAGCTCGAGCTGGACTCCAATGTACGCACGGTTCGCGATCGGCACATCGATGTCGGCAAGATCGTCAACCAGATCCCTGAGCCTCGAAAGCGCGTGGAACGCTGGACCCGGATTCGCGTCGACGTGAGCGGCGGCGATAACGCCCGGTCGACTTCAACCGCGGCAGATTCGAAGCCGAGCAAGTACACGCTGAAGATCAAGATGCCGATCGACGATTCCGCAGCAACCGTGCGCGTGGACATTACCGATGCCAGGGAAACGCGCACCGTCTACGAGGAAGACCACTCTCCCGGAGAAGAATTCGAAGTCGAGGCGATCGGCTACGGCGAGTCGGCGATCTTCCGGATCTTTTTCGATGGCGAGCTCGTCATGCAAAAACGGGCAAAGGCCGTGGGGAGTCCCGAGTGA
- the aroB gene encoding 3-dehydroquinate synthase has translation MVEIKTSRSSYSVRFLPIGEVTKGLEEALVVTDTNVAAAWPEMARSWRSLKVVPAGESSKTVRVFEDVLEWLGEEGLRRNGTVVAWGGGVVGDLAGYAAAAYMRGVRYIQIPTSLLAMVDSSVGGKVGIDLRAGKNLAGAFHPPAEVRIANEFLQTLPQRQFTNGMAEVWKYGFIMDADLVGTLSGTQWRADTAGLQDLIELCVRHKARVVIEDEFETTGLRAILNFGHTVGHAIERMLGYRELLHGEAVAIGMAIEAKVGAKLGVTEPEAVVKVIEGLAGAGLPTDWNGVWDADDVLKAMLVDKKRQGEGLTMSLLERVGRCKLVDNIPLDTVRNLLHA, from the coding sequence ATGGTTGAAATCAAGACATCGCGGTCCAGCTACTCCGTACGGTTCCTTCCGATTGGCGAGGTCACCAAGGGGTTGGAAGAGGCCCTGGTCGTGACCGACACCAACGTGGCTGCTGCGTGGCCAGAGATGGCGCGTAGCTGGCGGTCCCTTAAGGTCGTGCCCGCCGGCGAGAGTTCCAAGACGGTCCGCGTATTTGAAGACGTTCTCGAGTGGTTGGGCGAAGAGGGACTCCGCCGGAATGGGACCGTGGTGGCTTGGGGGGGTGGGGTGGTCGGGGATCTCGCAGGCTATGCCGCCGCGGCCTACATGCGCGGGGTGCGTTACATCCAGATACCGACGTCATTGCTGGCGATGGTCGACAGTTCCGTTGGGGGAAAGGTCGGGATCGATCTCCGGGCTGGAAAGAACCTCGCCGGGGCCTTTCATCCACCCGCAGAGGTCAGGATCGCGAACGAGTTTCTGCAAACGCTTCCCCAAAGGCAGTTCACGAATGGGATGGCGGAGGTTTGGAAGTACGGCTTCATCATGGATGCCGATCTTGTCGGAACCCTCTCGGGAACCCAGTGGAGGGCGGATACCGCTGGGCTTCAGGACCTTATCGAGCTCTGCGTCCGACATAAGGCTCGCGTCGTTATCGAGGATGAGTTTGAAACAACGGGCCTTCGCGCGATTCTCAACTTCGGACACACCGTTGGCCACGCGATCGAGCGGATGCTCGGCTACCGTGAGCTCTTACACGGCGAGGCCGTGGCTATTGGGATGGCGATCGAAGCCAAGGTTGGCGCCAAGCTTGGGGTTACCGAGCCTGAAGCCGTCGTTAAGGTTATTGAAGGACTCGCGGGTGCCGGTCTGCCGACGGATTGGAACGGCGTCTGGGACGCGGATGACGTCTTGAAGGCAATGCTGGTCGACAAGAAACGCCAGGGCGAGGGGCTGACCATGAGCCTGCTGGAAAGAGTTGGTCGGTGTAAACTTGTCGATAACATTCCATTGGACACGGTTCGCAACCTACTGCACGCATGA
- the aroK gene encoding Shikimate kinase codes for MDRAWILVGMMGSGKSTIGRAMAAASKREFVDSDMLLQHRLGHSVARLFAVYGEAAFRDHETALLRSLDPGAYVLATGGGIVQREANWIEMRRLGLTVFLDVKTEVLLERLERGRHRRPLLVEEGWEQRVLDLLSRRRPLYEQAEIHLHLHGDDPETVARIAIEEIERHG; via the coding sequence ATGGACAGGGCGTGGATTTTGGTGGGCATGATGGGGTCAGGCAAATCGACCATCGGCAGAGCGATGGCCGCCGCATCCAAGCGTGAGTTTGTCGACAGCGATATGCTGCTCCAGCACCGGCTAGGGCATAGCGTCGCCCGCCTGTTTGCCGTATACGGCGAAGCCGCATTTCGGGACCACGAAACCGCCTTGCTGCGCAGCCTCGACCCGGGCGCCTATGTTCTGGCAACGGGCGGAGGGATCGTCCAGCGCGAAGCCAATTGGATCGAAATGCGCCGGCTTGGTCTCACGGTGTTCCTCGATGTCAAAACTGAAGTGCTCCTCGAGCGCTTGGAGCGGGGCCGGCATCGCCGGCCGTTGCTGGTCGAAGAAGGCTGGGAACAACGGGTTTTGGATCTGCTCTCCCGGCGAAGGCCCCTCTATGAACAGGCCGAAATCCACCTTCATCTGCATGGCGACGATCCCGAAACCGTAGCTCGGATCGCCATCGAGGAGATCGAGCGCCATGGTTGA